A region of Lujinxingia sediminis DNA encodes the following proteins:
- the rplW gene encoding 50S ribosomal protein L23 has protein sequence MTNLYDIIIRPALTEKTTQLAEHNQYVFRVDRKANKYQIRQAVEKIFGVDVVKVNTLVMPSKPKRVGRSLGRRAAFKKAIVTVADGQTIDLYALEGTEAGGEV, from the coding sequence ATGACCAACCTCTACGACATCATCATTCGCCCGGCGCTCACCGAGAAGACCACCCAGCTGGCTGAGCACAACCAGTACGTGTTCCGCGTCGACCGCAAAGCGAACAAGTACCAGATTCGCCAGGCCGTTGAGAAAATCTTCGGCGTCGACGTTGTTAAGGTCAACACTCTGGTGATGCCCAGCAAGCCCAAGCGTGTGGGACGAAGCCTCGGACGCCGCGCCGCCTTTAAGAAGGCGATTGTGACGGTGGCCGACGGTCAGACCATCGACCTGTACGCGCTCGAGGGGACCGAAGCTGGTGGCGAGGTCTAA
- the rplD gene encoding 50S ribosomal protein L4, translating to MKIEVVDLKNKATGEIELAESVFGVPVREHLFWEVVNWQRAKRRAGTHQTKTRGQVRGGGRKPWRQKGTGRARQGTTRAPHWVGGGTVFGPQPRDYGYAMPKKKRRAALCSALSMKLGKGQLKVVDNWELPQIKTKLAIDTLSNLEAPRALVVDVTSRNEGDNSVTHNENLRLSVRNLKEAKYLAVEGLNVEDILRYDYVILSRSAVEQLQEALQS from the coding sequence ATGAAAATTGAAGTCGTCGATTTGAAGAACAAGGCGACCGGAGAAATCGAGCTCGCTGAGAGCGTGTTCGGTGTTCCGGTTCGTGAGCATTTGTTCTGGGAAGTGGTTAACTGGCAGCGCGCCAAGCGTCGCGCCGGCACCCACCAGACCAAGACCCGCGGCCAGGTCCGCGGCGGTGGTCGCAAGCCCTGGCGCCAGAAAGGCACCGGCCGCGCCCGCCAGGGTACCACCCGCGCCCCTCACTGGGTCGGCGGTGGCACCGTCTTCGGACCCCAGCCCCGTGACTACGGCTACGCGATGCCCAAGAAGAAGCGTCGCGCCGCTCTCTGCTCCGCGCTCAGCATGAAGCTGGGTAAGGGTCAGCTCAAAGTCGTGGACAACTGGGAACTTCCCCAGATCAAGACCAAACTCGCCATCGATACGTTGAGCAACCTGGAAGCGCCCCGCGCCCTGGTTGTCGATGTGACCTCGCGCAACGAAGGCGATAACTCGGTCACCCACAACGAAAATCTTCGCCTGTCGGTGCGCAACCTCAAAGAAGCCAAGTACCTGGCTGTTGAGGGCCTCAACGTTGAGGATATCCTGCGTTATGACTACGTGATTCTCTCGCGCAGCGCCGTCGAGCAACTCCAGGAGGCATTGCAGTCATGA
- the rplV gene encoding 50S ribosomal protein L22, with protein MSKEKQKTHRANQASAQNIRIAPRKARIVVDLVRNRPVEEALQILQFTPKKAAPLVANLIESAIHNVMNSEQLDWDTDDLYVAQAYVNEGPTLRRFMPRAQGRATRINKRTSQITVVLQPRV; from the coding sequence ATGAGCAAAGAAAAACAAAAGACACATCGTGCGAACCAGGCGTCCGCACAGAACATTCGCATCGCGCCGCGCAAGGCGCGCATCGTCGTCGACCTGGTCCGTAACCGACCGGTCGAAGAGGCGCTGCAGATCTTGCAATTCACGCCCAAGAAGGCCGCCCCGCTGGTCGCCAACCTCATCGAGTCGGCGATTCACAACGTGATGAACAGCGAACAGCTCGACTGGGACACCGACGATCTCTACGTCGCTCAGGCCTACGTCAACGAAGGCCCCACGCTGCGCCGCTTTATGCCGCGCGCCCAGGGTCGAGCGACCCGGATCAACAAGCGAACCAGTCAAATCACCGTGGTCCTGCAGCCTCGCGTCTAA
- the rpsG gene encoding 30S ribosomal protein S7: MPRRRVVQKRPILPDPKFNDKLITQFVNVMMRDGKKSTAERIMYDTLDVIESKTGGEDPLRVFKRSIDNLRPMVEVRSRRVGGSTYQVPVEVRPERRTALAIRWLIQAARARNEKTMVDKLTNEILDASNNRGTAVRNKENVHRMAEANRAFAHYRW, translated from the coding sequence ATGCCAAGAAGAAGAGTGGTCCAGAAGCGCCCGATCCTCCCGGATCCCAAGTTTAACGACAAGCTGATCACCCAGTTTGTCAACGTCATGATGCGCGACGGCAAGAAGTCCACCGCCGAACGCATTATGTACGATACCCTCGACGTCATCGAGTCGAAGACCGGCGGCGAAGATCCCCTTCGCGTCTTCAAGCGCAGCATCGACAACTTGCGTCCGATGGTCGAAGTTCGCTCGCGCCGCGTCGGTGGTTCCACCTACCAGGTGCCCGTCGAAGTCCGCCCGGAGCGCCGCACCGCCCTGGCCATTCGCTGGCTGATCCAGGCCGCGCGTGCCCGCAACGAAAAGACGATGGTCGACAAGCTCACCAACGAGATTCTCGACGCGTCGAACAACCGCGGCACCGCCGTGCGCAACAAAGAGAACGTGCACCGTATGGCCGAGGCCAACCGCGCGTTCGCGCACTACCGCTGGTAA
- the rpsJ gene encoding 30S ribosomal protein S10, translated as MANEKIRIKLKAYDHKLLDASAADIVETAKRTGARVAGPIPLPTRINRWTVLRSPFIDKKSREQFEMRTHKRLLDILDPTQQTLDALMRLDLAAGVDVEIKT; from the coding sequence ATGGCGAATGAGAAGATTCGAATTAAGCTGAAGGCGTACGACCACAAGCTGCTCGACGCGTCGGCTGCCGACATCGTAGAGACGGCTAAGCGTACCGGTGCACGCGTTGCGGGGCCGATCCCCCTTCCCACGCGCATCAACCGCTGGACGGTCCTGCGTAGCCCCTTCATCGACAAAAAGTCTCGCGAGCAGTTCGAGATGCGCACTCACAAGCGCCTTCTCGACATCCTCGATCCGACGCAGCAGACGCTCGACGCTCTGATGCGCCTGGATCTCGCCGCGGGCGTGGACGTCGAAATCAAGACCTGA
- the rpsL gene encoding 30S ribosomal protein S12, translating into MPTINQLVRKGRKKIVSKTTAPALKSCPQKRGVCTRVYTTTPKKPNSALRKVARVRLTNGMEVTSYIPGEGHNLQEHSVVLIRGGRVKDLPGVRYHIVRGTLDAVGVQSRRQGRSKYGTKKPR; encoded by the coding sequence ATGCCCACGATTAACCAACTGGTTCGCAAAGGTCGCAAAAAGATTGTCTCCAAGACGACGGCGCCGGCTCTGAAGAGCTGCCCGCAGAAGCGTGGTGTTTGCACCCGCGTCTACACCACGACCCCCAAGAAGCCGAACTCCGCGCTTCGTAAGGTCGCTCGTGTTCGCCTGACCAACGGGATGGAAGTTACCAGCTACATTCCCGGTGAGGGACACAACCTCCAGGAGCACAGCGTCGTGCTCATCCGCGGCGGTCGTGTCAAAGACTTGCCCGGTGTGCGCTACCACATCGTTCGCGGCACCCTCGACGCCGTCGGCGTCCAGTCCCGCCGTCAGGGCCGCAGCAAGTACGGCACCAAGAAGCCGCGCTAA
- the fusA gene encoding elongation factor G: MARSLSLEMTRNIGIMAHIDAGKTTTTERILFYTGKSHKMGEVHDGAAEMDWMEQERERGITITSAATTCYWTTNDVKHRINIIDTPGHVDFTMEVERSLRVLDGAIAVFCGVSGVEPQSETVWRQADRYQVPRIAFVNKLDRVGADLDRVVQMMVDRLKARPVRMQLAIGAEDGFRGVIDLVTMSAIVWQDESLGAEYDLLEIPEELKDEAQLAREELLEICAELDEDLMDKYLEGETLTEDEIRRAVRKGTLALEIVPVFCGSAYKNKGVQPLLDAVIRYLPAPVDVPAIDGVTPEAYKRVTEGQGEPGDADIVRRKASDDEPFSALAFKIMSDPYVGHLTYFRVYSGVLSSGSYTYNATKGKRERIGRILLMHANRREEIEEVRAGDIAAVVGMRNTTTGDTLSDEHHPVVLEAIDFPEPVIEIAIEPKTVADQGKLAESLQKLAVEDPSFQVKVDEETGQTIIAGQGELHLEIIVDRLLREFKVGASVGKPQVAYRETVGISHIHREKLERQTGGKGMFAEVEIKISPNERGKGITFEESIKGGAIPKEFFGAIERGVREATEAGAIAGYPVVDIHVELVDGSFHEVDSSEMAFKICALLAVKSAIRDADPQLLEPMMSVEVVTPEEFMGDVIGDINARRGSVGGMEPRGGSQVISAQVPLSAMFGYSTDLRSRSQGRASYSMHFANYDIVPKAISEALINRMMGIYPD; this comes from the coding sequence GTGGCACGAAGTCTATCTCTCGAAATGACCCGCAACATCGGCATCATGGCGCATATCGACGCCGGTAAGACCACGACCACCGAGCGCATCCTCTTTTACACAGGGAAGTCGCATAAGATGGGCGAGGTCCATGACGGCGCCGCCGAAATGGACTGGATGGAGCAGGAGCGCGAGCGCGGCATTACGATCACCAGCGCAGCCACCACCTGTTACTGGACGACCAACGACGTTAAACACCGGATCAACATCATCGACACCCCCGGCCACGTCGACTTCACCATGGAAGTCGAACGCTCCCTGCGTGTGCTCGACGGTGCGATCGCCGTCTTCTGCGGTGTAAGTGGCGTCGAGCCCCAGTCCGAAACGGTCTGGCGCCAGGCCGATCGCTACCAGGTCCCCCGTATCGCCTTCGTGAATAAACTCGACCGTGTCGGTGCCGACCTCGATCGTGTCGTGCAGATGATGGTCGATCGCCTCAAAGCTCGCCCTGTGCGCATGCAGCTCGCCATCGGCGCCGAAGACGGCTTCCGCGGCGTCATCGATCTGGTGACCATGAGCGCCATCGTCTGGCAGGATGAGTCGCTCGGAGCGGAGTACGACCTCCTGGAGATCCCCGAAGAGCTCAAAGACGAGGCGCAACTTGCACGCGAGGAACTTCTCGAGATCTGCGCGGAACTCGACGAAGACCTCATGGACAAGTACCTCGAAGGCGAAACCCTCACCGAAGATGAGATCCGTCGCGCGGTGCGAAAGGGCACCCTCGCGCTGGAGATTGTGCCGGTTTTCTGCGGATCGGCGTACAAAAACAAAGGTGTTCAGCCTCTGCTCGACGCCGTGATCCGATACCTCCCGGCACCGGTCGATGTCCCGGCGATCGATGGTGTCACCCCTGAAGCCTACAAGCGCGTGACAGAAGGGCAGGGAGAGCCGGGTGATGCGGACATCGTGCGTCGCAAGGCCTCCGACGATGAGCCCTTCAGCGCCCTGGCGTTCAAGATCATGAGTGACCCCTATGTCGGTCACCTCACCTATTTCCGCGTCTACTCCGGCGTGCTCTCCAGCGGCAGCTACACCTACAACGCCACGAAAGGAAAGCGGGAGCGCATCGGTCGCATCCTCCTGATGCACGCCAATCGCCGCGAAGAGATCGAGGAGGTCCGCGCTGGCGACATCGCCGCGGTCGTCGGTATGCGCAACACCACCACCGGCGACACCTTGAGTGATGAGCACCACCCGGTGGTGCTCGAAGCGATCGACTTCCCTGAGCCGGTCATCGAGATCGCCATCGAGCCCAAGACCGTCGCCGACCAGGGCAAACTCGCCGAGAGCCTTCAGAAGCTCGCCGTCGAAGATCCCAGTTTCCAGGTCAAGGTCGACGAAGAAACCGGTCAGACCATCATCGCTGGCCAGGGCGAGCTGCATCTGGAGATCATCGTTGATCGCCTGTTGCGGGAGTTCAAAGTCGGCGCAAGCGTGGGCAAGCCCCAGGTCGCCTACCGCGAGACCGTCGGAATCTCGCACATCCACCGCGAGAAGCTCGAACGACAAACCGGAGGAAAGGGCATGTTTGCCGAGGTCGAGATCAAGATCTCGCCCAACGAGCGTGGCAAGGGCATCACCTTCGAAGAGTCCATTAAGGGCGGGGCGATCCCCAAAGAGTTCTTTGGTGCGATCGAGCGTGGCGTGCGCGAAGCCACCGAGGCAGGCGCGATCGCCGGTTACCCGGTTGTCGACATCCACGTCGAGCTCGTCGACGGATCCTTCCATGAGGTCGACTCCAGCGAGATGGCCTTTAAGATCTGTGCGCTACTGGCCGTCAAATCTGCCATCCGTGATGCCGATCCGCAGCTTCTCGAGCCGATGATGAGCGTCGAGGTCGTCACCCCTGAAGAGTTCATGGGCGATGTGATCGGCGACATCAACGCGCGCCGTGGTTCGGTTGGCGGTATGGAGCCTCGCGGAGGCTCACAGGTGATCAGCGCCCAGGTACCTCTCTCGGCGATGTTCGGCTATTCCACCGATCTTCGCAGCCGCAGCCAGGGCCGCGCCAGCTACTCCATGCACTTCGCGAATTACGATATTGTGCCCAAAGCGATCAGTGAAGCGTTGATCAATCGCATGATGGGCATCTATCCGGACTGA
- the rplB gene encoding 50S ribosomal protein L2 — MAMKEFNPTSPGRRFLRLPDSKEVITKSKPEKALTEKITRSGGRNQSGHMTVRHRGGGHKRRYRQVDFKRTKTGVPAKVAAIEYDPNRTAYLALLHYADGEKAYIIAPQKLAVGDTVISSAHADIKPGNSLRLRYIPTGTVIHNVELRPGKGGQMARSAGTWAQLMAKEGKYALLRLPSGEIRQVLMTCRATVGAVSNREHENTSLGKAGRARWKGNRPAVRGVAMNPVDHPHGGGEGRTSGGRHPVTPWGQKTKGKKTRSNKRTDKFIVKRRKSRK, encoded by the coding sequence ATGGCCATGAAAGAGTTTAACCCCACGTCTCCGGGACGGCGCTTCCTGCGTCTTCCGGATTCCAAAGAAGTGATCACCAAGAGCAAGCCTGAGAAGGCGCTCACCGAAAAGATTACCCGCTCCGGCGGCCGTAATCAGTCCGGTCATATGACGGTCCGTCACCGCGGCGGCGGCCACAAGCGTCGCTACCGTCAGGTTGACTTCAAGCGCACCAAGACTGGTGTGCCGGCGAAAGTCGCCGCGATCGAGTACGATCCCAACCGCACCGCCTACCTGGCGCTGCTCCACTACGCTGACGGTGAGAAGGCCTACATCATCGCCCCGCAGAAGCTTGCGGTCGGTGACACGGTCATCTCCAGCGCGCATGCCGACATCAAGCCCGGCAACTCCCTGCGTCTGCGCTACATCCCCACCGGTACGGTCATCCACAACGTGGAACTGCGCCCGGGCAAGGGTGGCCAGATGGCTCGCTCCGCGGGCACCTGGGCTCAGCTGATGGCCAAAGAAGGCAAGTATGCGCTTCTGCGTCTTCCCTCCGGCGAGATCCGCCAGGTCCTTATGACCTGCCGGGCGACCGTGGGCGCGGTGTCGAACCGCGAGCACGAGAACACCTCGCTTGGTAAAGCCGGTCGCGCCCGTTGGAAGGGCAACCGCCCGGCGGTTCGTGGTGTCGCCATGAACCCCGTCGACCACCCCCACGGTGGTGGTGAAGGTCGCACCTCCGGTGGTCGCCATCCGGTGACCCCCTGGGGCCAGAAGACCAAGGGCAAGAAGACGCGCAGCAACAAGCGCACCGACAAGTTCATCGTCAAGCGTCGTAAGTCGCGCAAGTAA
- the rpsS gene encoding 30S ribosomal protein S19: MPRSVKKGPFVDSGLQRKVTRARETSDRRAIKTWSRRSMIVPEFIGLTFAVHNGKEFVPVFVTENMVGHKLGEFAPTRTFYGHAADRKAKGRR, translated from the coding sequence GTGCCACGTTCAGTCAAAAAAGGGCCCTTCGTCGATAGCGGCCTTCAGCGTAAAGTCACCCGCGCTCGTGAAACCAGCGATCGCCGTGCGATCAAGACCTGGAGCCGCCGCTCCATGATCGTGCCTGAGTTCATCGGCTTGACTTTTGCCGTCCACAACGGCAAAGAGTTTGTCCCCGTGTTCGTGACCGAGAATATGGTCGGGCATAAGCTCGGTGAGTTCGCGCCTACCCGTACGTTCTACGGGCACGCCGCCGATCGCAAAGCCAAGGGTCGTCGCTAA